The following are encoded in a window of Pristis pectinata isolate sPriPec2 chromosome 1, sPriPec2.1.pri, whole genome shotgun sequence genomic DNA:
- the six6a gene encoding homeobox protein SIX6a, giving the protein MFQLPILNFSPQQVAGVCETLEESGDIERLGRFLWSLPVAPAACEALNKNESVLRARAIVAFHTGNFRELYHILENHKFTKESHGKLQALWLEAHYQEAEKLRGRPLGPVDKYRVRKKFPLPRTIWDGEQKTHCFKERTRHLLREWYLQDPYPNPSKKRELAQATGLTPTQVGNWFKNRRQRDRAAAAKNRLQQQILSQATVRSLNEEDAVVEPLVGASSPATSLCSVSGRNKTATLAISITSSDSDCDI; this is encoded by the exons atgttccaGCTGCCAATTCTGAATTTCAGCCCTCAGCAGGTGGCGGGGGTCTGTGAGACACTGGAGGAGAGCGGAGACATAGAGCGCCTTGGTCGCTTCCTCTGGTCCCTGCCAGTGGCCCCAGCAGCATGTGAAGCACTCAACAAAAACGAGTCCGTCCTCAGAGCACGGGCCATCGTCGCATTCCACACGGGCAACTTCAGAGAGCTGTATCATATCCTGGAGAATCACAAGTTCACCAAGGAGTCACACGGCAAGTTGCAGGCCCTTTGGCTAGAAGCGCATTACCAGGAAGCAGAGAAACTAAGAGGTCGCCCCTTGGGTCCAGTGGACAAGTACAGGGTAAGAAAGAAGTTCCCCCTACCCAGAACCATCTGGGACGGAGAACAAAAGACTCACTGCTTCAAAGAGAGGACGAGGCATTTGTTGAGAGAGTGGTACCTGCAAGACCCCTATCCGAATCCCAGCAAAAAACGAGAGCTTGCTCAAGCAACTGGACTTACACCAACACAAGTGGGTAACTGGTTTAAGAATCGTAGGCAAAGGGACAGAGCAGCAGCAGCTAAAAATAG GCTGCAGCAGCAGATTTTGTCGCAGGCAACCGTGCGCTCCTTGAACGAGGAAGACGCTGTCGTGGAACCACTGGTGGGCGCCTCAAGTCCCGCCACCAGCCTCTGCAGCGTCTCGGGGAGAAACAAAACGGCCACTTTGGCTATCTCCATCACATCGAGCGACAGTGACTGCGAcatctga